A single window of Nocardioides baekrokdamisoli DNA harbors:
- a CDS encoding phospholipase C has protein sequence MLVRPSRRMQGILAGVGVAAIAGTAFSSTASPAAAATPATTTPIKHVVVIFQENVSFDHYFATYPTAANTDGTKYRHMGPVPNVNTLKSAGLLTNNPNSVQPMRLGGTAQQITCDQDHDYRPEQMAYNSGLMDKFVQNTSTDTCAAPTYGTTGLGMAYYDGNSVTAEWNYANRFAMSDNSFSDVFGPSAPGAISLISGNTHGFQSYTTANGVPQAAPTTGNDVVSPDVNGVGTIVNDPQPAFDDCSTRNVAGTADPTQKNVGDLLNAKGLTWGWFQGGFAPNTAYAGPGTKATCTSNHNVGDALGGTGEPVSGQPATSTQWGTKGDYIAHHEPFQYYASTANPHHLPPTSVAMIGHTDQANHQYDLTAFDQALAAGSLPAVSYLKAAGYQDGHAAYSDPIDEQHFLVHEINAIESSPYWKNTAIVLAYDDSDGWYDHVNAGVLNSSNDTTLSYQPNQGDGPLCIAAHTAGVPMLGGFSDRCGPGMRQPLIVISPYAKVNHVDHTLTTQSSILQFIENNWSLGRIGGGSFDATAGSLNGMFNFARPVMQRLLMAPNGSIQTQVTVSQAGLPTFHIGHSGSVTRTVPGALQMQVSGGSLPAGLKFTQVSPSTFTISGKATGAFHRWFRVIFRGPGWAQLAYYTISSAR, from the coding sequence ATGCTCGTACGTCCATCGCGCCGGATGCAAGGCATCCTCGCGGGCGTCGGCGTGGCTGCCATCGCAGGCACCGCGTTCTCCTCGACCGCCAGCCCGGCAGCCGCCGCCACCCCGGCGACCACCACCCCGATCAAGCACGTCGTCGTGATCTTCCAGGAGAACGTCTCCTTCGATCACTACTTCGCCACCTACCCGACGGCCGCCAACACCGACGGGACGAAGTACCGACACATGGGTCCGGTCCCGAACGTGAACACGCTCAAGAGCGCGGGCCTCCTGACGAACAACCCGAACAGCGTGCAGCCGATGCGCCTGGGTGGCACGGCGCAGCAGATCACCTGCGACCAGGACCACGACTACCGCCCCGAGCAGATGGCGTACAACAGCGGTCTGATGGACAAGTTCGTCCAGAACACCTCGACGGACACCTGCGCGGCACCGACGTACGGGACGACTGGTCTCGGGATGGCGTACTACGACGGCAACTCGGTCACCGCTGAGTGGAACTACGCGAACCGCTTTGCGATGTCCGACAACTCGTTCTCCGACGTCTTCGGCCCCTCCGCGCCCGGTGCGATCAGCCTGATCTCCGGCAACACCCACGGCTTCCAGTCGTACACGACGGCGAACGGGGTGCCGCAGGCTGCTCCTACCACCGGCAACGACGTGGTCAGCCCGGACGTGAACGGCGTCGGCACGATCGTCAACGACCCGCAGCCTGCGTTCGATGACTGCTCGACCCGCAACGTGGCCGGCACCGCGGACCCGACGCAGAAGAACGTCGGCGACCTGCTCAACGCCAAGGGCCTCACCTGGGGCTGGTTCCAGGGTGGATTCGCGCCGAACACCGCGTACGCGGGCCCGGGCACGAAGGCGACGTGCACCTCCAACCACAACGTCGGCGATGCGCTCGGCGGCACGGGCGAGCCGGTCAGTGGCCAGCCCGCGACGTCGACCCAGTGGGGTACGAAGGGTGACTACATCGCCCACCACGAGCCGTTCCAGTACTACGCCTCGACGGCCAACCCGCACCACCTGCCGCCGACCTCGGTCGCGATGATCGGCCACACCGACCAGGCCAACCACCAGTACGACCTGACGGCGTTCGACCAGGCTCTGGCTGCTGGCAGCCTCCCGGCCGTGTCGTACCTGAAGGCTGCGGGCTACCAGGACGGCCACGCCGCGTACTCCGACCCGATCGACGAGCAGCACTTCCTCGTCCACGAGATCAACGCGATCGAGTCCTCGCCCTACTGGAAGAACACCGCGATCGTGCTCGCGTACGACGACTCCGACGGTTGGTACGACCACGTCAATGCGGGCGTCCTCAACTCCAGCAACGACACCACGCTGAGCTATCAGCCGAACCAGGGTGACGGCCCGCTCTGCATCGCCGCCCACACCGCCGGTGTGCCAATGCTCGGTGGTTTCAGCGATCGTTGTGGCCCGGGCATGCGCCAGCCGCTGATCGTCATCTCGCCGTACGCGAAGGTCAACCACGTCGACCACACGTTGACGACCCAGTCCTCGATCCTGCAGTTCATCGAGAACAACTGGTCGCTGGGCCGCATCGGCGGCGGCAGCTTCGATGCCACCGCAGGTTCGTTGAACGGGATGTTCAACTTCGCCCGTCCGGTGATGCAGCGCCTGCTGATGGCACCGAACGGCAGCATCCAGACGCAGGTCACGGTGTCACAGGCCGGTCTGCCGACCTTCCACATCGGCCACTCCGGGTCGGTGACCAGGACGGTCCCCGGCGCGCTGCAGATGCAGGTGTCCGGGGGTTCGCTCCCGGCGGGTCTGAAGTTCACGCAGGTCAGCCCGAGCACCTTCACGATCTCCGGCAAGGCGACCGGTGCGTTCCACCGCTGGTTCCGGGTCATCTTCCGGGGTCCGGGCTGGGCGCAGTTGGCGTACTACACGATCTCGTCAGCCCGCTGA
- a CDS encoding NADPH:quinone oxidoreductase family protein, with product MRAAQVITLDGPAAIEIREVEEPSAATVFGEQCVVDVHAVGVAFPDLLLSKGEYQMKPEPPFTLGTDYAGVIRSAPADSGFKPGDRVAGVGLGGAAEVAGSSAAMLFPLPDSLSFEKAAAMPMNYLTAQFALKTRAGIQPGETVLIHGAAGGVGTATIQVAKGYGARSIAVVSTDEKAEVAARAGTDEVIRVEEFRDRARSLGVDVVMDVVGGDLFTDSLRALAPFGRLLVVGFVGGEIPELKINRLLLSNIDARGVNWGGYTFVRPGYMRAQWDELLPMMEAGVIDPPIGDVLPLESISQALIDLEERRTVAKTVLTLGR from the coding sequence ATGCGCGCTGCACAGGTGATCACCCTCGACGGGCCGGCTGCGATCGAGATCCGGGAGGTCGAGGAGCCGTCGGCCGCGACAGTGTTCGGTGAGCAATGCGTTGTCGACGTTCATGCCGTCGGCGTCGCCTTCCCGGACCTGTTGCTCTCCAAGGGCGAGTACCAGATGAAGCCGGAGCCGCCGTTCACCCTCGGCACCGACTACGCCGGCGTGATCCGGTCGGCACCTGCAGACTCCGGTTTCAAGCCCGGCGACCGCGTCGCCGGCGTCGGCCTCGGTGGCGCCGCCGAGGTGGCCGGGTCGTCAGCGGCCATGCTCTTCCCGTTGCCGGACTCGCTGTCCTTCGAGAAGGCGGCGGCCATGCCGATGAACTACCTCACCGCCCAGTTCGCTCTGAAGACCCGCGCTGGGATCCAGCCGGGCGAGACTGTCCTGATCCACGGCGCGGCAGGCGGAGTGGGCACTGCGACCATCCAGGTCGCCAAGGGGTACGGAGCCCGCTCGATCGCCGTCGTCTCCACCGACGAGAAAGCCGAGGTCGCCGCGCGTGCCGGTACCGACGAGGTCATCCGGGTCGAGGAATTCCGCGACCGGGCGCGGAGTCTCGGCGTGGACGTCGTGATGGACGTGGTCGGTGGTGATCTCTTCACCGACTCGCTGCGGGCGTTGGCGCCATTCGGTCGACTGCTGGTCGTCGGCTTCGTCGGTGGCGAGATCCCCGAGCTCAAGATCAACCGACTGTTGCTCAGCAACATCGACGCGCGCGGGGTGAACTGGGGCGGCTACACGTTCGTCCGCCCCGGCTACATGAGGGCTCAGTGGGACGAGCTCCTGCCGATGATGGAGGCCGGCGTGATCGACCCGCCGATCGGAGACGTACTCCCGTTGGAATCGATCAGTCAGGCGCTGATCGATCTGGAGGAGCGGCGTACCGTCGCGAAGACGGTGCTGACCCTCGGGCGGTAG
- a CDS encoding dioxygenase family protein: protein MSTSTAAADATIPTTHPFAAHLRTVSSLAPQPEWTPAYGPLPALYLGHGAPMLFEMSDWMMQLHTWARSLPKPKAILIVSAHWEHAPAAISASAPSELVYDFGGFAPVYYTMRYDTPVASELAATVSALMPDTEPLHQHRTRGLDHGAWVPLKIMYPEADIPVLQLSMPTHDPERLLNLGRRLRTLRDEGVLVIGSGYMTHGLPYIDWHDPTAIPGWSRDFDLWAAETMARGAVDELSDYRRLAPGLPYAHPTVEHFTPLFITLGAAEDPTAAPATAIDGFAIGLSKRSIQVA from the coding sequence ATGAGCACTTCCACTGCGGCAGCTGACGCGACGATCCCGACGACACATCCGTTCGCGGCGCATCTGCGTACGGTCTCCTCATTGGCGCCGCAGCCGGAGTGGACGCCCGCGTACGGCCCGCTGCCGGCGCTCTACCTCGGACACGGCGCTCCGATGCTCTTCGAGATGAGCGACTGGATGATGCAGTTGCACACCTGGGCGCGGTCGCTGCCCAAGCCGAAGGCCATCCTCATCGTCTCGGCCCACTGGGAGCATGCCCCGGCCGCGATCTCAGCGTCGGCGCCGTCCGAACTGGTCTACGATTTCGGCGGTTTCGCGCCGGTGTACTACACGATGCGGTACGACACCCCGGTCGCCTCGGAGTTGGCCGCCACCGTGAGCGCGCTGATGCCGGACACCGAACCACTGCACCAACACCGCACCCGTGGACTGGACCACGGTGCTTGGGTGCCACTGAAAATCATGTACCCCGAGGCGGACATCCCGGTCCTGCAACTCTCGATGCCGACGCATGACCCGGAGCGGTTGCTCAACCTCGGTCGGCGGCTGCGGACGCTGCGTGACGAGGGCGTCCTGGTGATCGGCTCCGGCTACATGACCCACGGCCTGCCGTACATCGACTGGCACGATCCGACCGCGATCCCGGGCTGGTCGCGCGACTTCGATCTCTGGGCTGCCGAGACCATGGCTCGCGGGGCCGTGGACGAGTTGTCGGACTACCGACGGCTCGCGCCGGGCCTGCCGTACGCCCACCCCACGGTCGAGCACTTCACGCCGTTGTTCATCACGCTCGGGGCGGCGGAGGATCCCACCGCGGCTCCGGCAACCGCGATCGACGGGTTCGCGATCGGGCTGTCGAAGCGGTCCATCCAGGTCGCCTGA
- a CDS encoding VOC family protein: MTTVQSIATAMFTVSSQDEAITFYRDTLGWEVRTDVTFGEGDEQGRWVEVAPRGSHAVLALNEFQGGVPGGGAIGVESTDVRAEREALAAAGVTVGEIMGGEGAVPLMFSASDRDGNNIWVVAVSTS, encoded by the coding sequence ATGACCACAGTCCAGTCCATTGCCACTGCCATGTTCACGGTGTCCTCGCAGGACGAGGCCATCACGTTCTACCGCGACACCCTCGGCTGGGAGGTGCGTACCGACGTCACCTTCGGCGAGGGCGACGAGCAGGGCCGCTGGGTCGAGGTCGCCCCGCGCGGTTCGCACGCCGTCCTCGCCCTCAACGAGTTCCAGGGCGGCGTGCCAGGCGGCGGTGCCATCGGCGTCGAGTCGACCGACGTACGCGCCGAGCGGGAGGCCCTTGCCGCAGCTGGCGTCACCGTCGGCGAGATCATGGGCGGGGAGGGCGCGGTGCCGTTGATGTTCTCCGCCAGCGACCGCGACGGGAACAACATCTGGGTGGTTGCCGTTTCAACTTCATGA
- the fabG gene encoding 3-oxoacyl-ACP reductase FabG: MTVRTAIVTGAARGIGAAISERLAADGMQVAVLDLNERDCDAVVERITAAGGKALAVGADVSDPIAVELAVERVTKELGEPTVLVNNAGIIRDNLIFKMTVEDWDAVMSVHLRGAFNTTKAVQGYMTKANFGRIINMSSISALGNRGQANYSAAKAGLQGMTKALAIELGKFGVTANVVGPGFIETEMTKATADRMGVDYEDFKNAVASQTPVPRVGQPADIAHAVSFFASEGAGYISGQVMYVAGGPKA; encoded by the coding sequence ATGACCGTACGTACCGCCATCGTCACCGGAGCCGCGCGCGGTATCGGTGCTGCAATCTCCGAGCGCCTCGCCGCCGACGGCATGCAGGTCGCGGTGCTCGATCTCAACGAGCGCGACTGTGACGCGGTCGTCGAGCGGATCACCGCTGCGGGCGGCAAGGCTCTGGCTGTCGGCGCGGACGTGTCCGACCCGATCGCGGTCGAGCTCGCCGTAGAGCGCGTGACGAAGGAGCTCGGCGAGCCGACCGTCCTGGTCAACAACGCCGGCATCATCCGCGACAACCTGATCTTCAAGATGACCGTCGAGGACTGGGACGCTGTCATGAGCGTCCACCTTCGTGGCGCGTTCAACACGACCAAGGCCGTCCAGGGCTACATGACCAAGGCCAACTTCGGCCGCATCATCAACATGTCTTCGATCTCCGCACTCGGCAACCGTGGCCAGGCCAACTACTCCGCCGCCAAGGCCGGTTTGCAGGGCATGACCAAGGCTCTCGCGATCGAGCTCGGCAAGTTCGGCGTGACCGCCAATGTGGTCGGCCCGGGCTTCATCGAGACCGAGATGACCAAGGCCACCGCCGACCGGATGGGCGTGGACTACGAGGACTTCAAGAACGCGGTCGCCTCGCAGACGCCGGTCCCGCGGGTCGGGCAGCCCGCCGACATCGCGCACGCGGTCTCGTTCTTCGCCAGCGAAGGGGCCGGCTACATCAGCGGCCAGGTCATGTACGTCGCTGGCGGCCCGAAGGCCTGA
- a CDS encoding MaoC family dehydratase → MAVRVFSGVEELQASVGEHLGFSEWLTITQDRIDAFADATGDHQWIHVDPERAADGPFGTTIAHGFLTLSLMPVFGQQVYRIDGVKAALNYGSDKVRFIAPVPVGSRLRGGVLLKAVTPTALGFQMATTITIELEGSDKPACVIEMLVVLVP, encoded by the coding sequence ATGGCGGTGCGCGTCTTCTCCGGTGTCGAGGAACTGCAGGCGTCGGTCGGGGAGCACCTCGGCTTCTCGGAGTGGCTCACGATCACCCAGGACCGGATCGACGCGTTCGCCGATGCGACGGGTGATCACCAATGGATCCATGTCGACCCGGAGAGAGCCGCGGACGGTCCGTTCGGGACGACGATTGCGCACGGGTTCCTGACACTGTCGTTGATGCCGGTCTTCGGCCAGCAGGTCTACCGGATCGACGGCGTGAAGGCGGCGCTGAACTACGGCTCCGACAAGGTGCGTTTCATCGCACCGGTGCCGGTCGGCTCGCGCCTGCGTGGGGGAGTGCTGCTCAAGGCCGTCACCCCGACGGCGCTGGGCTTCCAGATGGCCACGACCATCACGATCGAGCTCGAAGGGTCCGACAAGCCGGCCTGTGTGATCGAGATGCTGGTCGTACTCGTCCCGTAA
- a CDS encoding patatin-like phospholipase family protein: MTRALVLSGGGNLGAAQAGMLVALEDAGIRPDLIVGTSVGAFNGAWIAGGRSAGELAQLWRTLRRRDVYPIDLIGGFLGFVGLRDHLVSDGPLRRLLTQYVTFERMEDAPIPFHVVATDVLTGHDLLLNRGSAVDAVLASAAIPGIFPPVTVDGVELMDGGIANNTPISQAVALGADELWVLSTGHACGLTAPPKTALAMMLHAFSVAIEERLNLDIAEYAETVDLKVAPPLCPVNVLPTDFSQSGHLIDDARRQTEAWLQQQHLALASDRGHRHQ; the protein is encoded by the coding sequence GTGACACGGGCACTCGTTCTCTCCGGCGGAGGCAATCTCGGGGCCGCTCAGGCGGGCATGCTGGTCGCGCTCGAAGACGCCGGGATCCGGCCGGATCTAATCGTTGGCACCTCGGTGGGCGCGTTCAACGGTGCCTGGATCGCCGGTGGTCGCTCGGCTGGTGAGTTGGCGCAACTGTGGCGGACGTTGAGGCGCAGGGACGTCTACCCGATCGATCTCATCGGTGGGTTCCTGGGTTTTGTCGGGCTACGTGACCATCTCGTCAGCGACGGTCCGTTGCGTCGGCTCCTGACGCAGTACGTGACGTTCGAGCGGATGGAGGACGCCCCGATCCCGTTCCACGTCGTCGCAACAGACGTCCTCACCGGACATGACCTGCTGCTCAACCGCGGGTCCGCCGTTGATGCGGTCCTCGCGAGCGCGGCGATCCCGGGAATCTTCCCGCCGGTGACCGTCGACGGCGTCGAACTCATGGACGGTGGCATTGCCAACAACACCCCGATCTCCCAGGCAGTCGCGCTGGGCGCCGACGAGTTGTGGGTGCTGTCGACCGGCCACGCATGTGGCCTGACCGCGCCGCCGAAGACCGCGCTGGCGATGATGTTGCACGCCTTCAGCGTCGCGATCGAGGAGCGTCTGAACCTGGACATCGCCGAGTACGCCGAGACCGTTGACCTCAAGGTTGCGCCGCCGCTTTGTCCGGTCAACGTCCTGCCGACCGACTTCAGCCAGTCCGGCCACTTGATCGACGATGCCCGACGGCAGACCGAGGCCTGGTTGCAACAGCAGCACCTCGCGCTCGCCTCCGACCGAGGGCATCGGCACCAGTGA
- a CDS encoding DUF4232 domain-containing protein: MTTMIRRTTVGVAAVGAALALGACGSSTPSSSSTPAVPSTSAGSPTTSASPSMIPTPTPTTPSVPLCTSNIRVINGESQGAAGHLAFVLIFNNVGHTACRIVGYPRVDLVTAAGATVAHAQHTLSGMAGGATGIATITLAAGASASALVEASDVPQGSITNCGSYSLMVTPPNQTVAVGAGTAMMPRCEIQVHPVVAGTGGGMH; this comes from the coding sequence ATGACAACGATGATTCGCCGGACAACTGTCGGAGTCGCAGCTGTGGGAGCCGCCCTCGCGCTCGGCGCCTGCGGTTCGAGCACCCCATCGAGTTCGAGTACGCCGGCGGTGCCGAGCACGTCCGCCGGATCGCCCACCACGAGCGCCAGTCCGTCGATGATCCCGACACCGACACCGACTACTCCGTCCGTCCCGCTCTGCACGAGCAACATCCGGGTCATCAACGGTGAGTCCCAAGGAGCGGCGGGACACCTCGCCTTCGTCCTCATCTTCAACAACGTCGGTCACACTGCCTGCCGGATCGTCGGTTATCCGAGAGTCGACCTCGTGACAGCCGCAGGCGCCACCGTCGCTCACGCCCAGCACACCCTGTCCGGCATGGCCGGCGGGGCCACCGGCATCGCCACGATCACTCTGGCAGCGGGTGCCTCGGCTTCCGCGCTGGTCGAGGCCAGCGACGTACCGCAGGGATCGATCACCAACTGCGGGTCGTACAGCCTCATGGTGACGCCGCCGAACCAGACGGTCGCGGTGGGCGCGGGCACGGCGATGATGCCGAGGTGCGAGATCCAGGTCCATCCGGTGGTCGCCGGCACCGGCGGCGGGATGCACTGA
- a CDS encoding DUF2568 domain-containing protein, with protein sequence MAILILALVFLDEVLAAVAAGVWGGHVGVFLAVVMPIVVVLVWWAFASPKARWGGPVVRPLTKVIVFGLASAGLWAAGHHALAIAMLAFSVVINALAQMRSVRAAMDALGPTGETT encoded by the coding sequence GTGGCGATCCTGATCCTCGCGCTCGTCTTCCTGGACGAGGTGCTCGCGGCCGTGGCGGCCGGTGTCTGGGGTGGGCATGTCGGCGTATTCCTTGCCGTTGTCATGCCGATCGTCGTCGTCCTGGTCTGGTGGGCGTTCGCGTCCCCGAAGGCGCGGTGGGGCGGGCCCGTCGTCCGGCCGTTGACCAAGGTGATCGTCTTCGGTCTCGCCAGCGCGGGCCTCTGGGCGGCCGGTCACCACGCCCTCGCCATCGCGATGCTGGCGTTCTCCGTGGTGATCAATGCGCTGGCGCAGATGCGGAGCGTCAGAGCCGCCATGGACGCCCTCGGACCGACCGGTGAGACGACCTGA
- a CDS encoding cold-shock protein, with amino-acid sequence MAKGTVKWFNGEKGFGFIAPEDGSADLFVHFSAIQGSGYKSLNENDRVEYDAVQGPKGPQAENVRLS; translated from the coding sequence ATGGCTAAGGGAACTGTGAAGTGGTTCAACGGTGAGAAGGGCTTCGGCTTCATCGCCCCCGAGGACGGAAGCGCCGACCTGTTCGTGCACTTCTCGGCCATCCAGGGCAGCGGCTACAAGTCGCTGAACGAGAACGACCGTGTCGAGTACGACGCGGTTCAGGGCCCGAAGGGTCCGCAGGCCGAGAACGTGCGTCTCTCCTGA
- a CDS encoding TetR/AcrR family transcriptional regulator, with the protein MSEVVGRTRLSPDERRRQLLGIGLRMLVERPIQDLSIDAVASEAGISRGLLFHYFPTKTDYYDAVIGAALRRVRRNVAPDADCSPDDAIAQFVERFYAQIERRREFYVALVFGNGSLSLGGADVESHRMVITQALVDAADMPSASATVVHSWLAYVEDRALQWALDPREAPLEAEVAHCVRALDALLALG; encoded by the coding sequence ATGTCAGAGGTTGTCGGACGAACCCGATTGAGTCCCGACGAGCGGCGCCGCCAACTCCTCGGCATCGGTCTGCGCATGCTCGTCGAGCGCCCGATCCAGGATCTCTCGATCGACGCCGTCGCCTCCGAGGCCGGCATCTCGCGCGGCCTGCTGTTCCACTACTTCCCCACCAAGACGGACTACTACGACGCCGTGATCGGTGCCGCCCTTCGGCGCGTACGCCGCAACGTCGCGCCGGACGCGGACTGCTCCCCCGACGATGCGATCGCGCAGTTCGTCGAGCGCTTCTACGCCCAGATCGAACGCCGCCGCGAGTTCTACGTCGCCCTGGTCTTCGGCAACGGCTCGCTCTCCCTCGGAGGCGCCGACGTCGAGTCCCATCGCATGGTCATCACCCAGGCACTGGTTGATGCGGCTGACATGCCATCAGCCTCGGCCACCGTCGTCCACAGTTGGCTGGCCTACGTCGAGGACCGCGCCCTGCAGTGGGCGCTGGACCCGCGCGAGGCGCCGCTCGAGGCCGAGGTGGCGCATTGTGTACGAGCGCTCGATGCACTCCTCGCCCTAGGGTGA